A single genomic interval of bacterium harbors:
- the map gene encoding type I methionyl aminopeptidase, with translation MILKGPEEMQFLRQANKIVACILEELTHLVTPGTLTKDLDRFVEQRIRDLGGEPAFLGYRGYPASSCISINEQVVHGIPGNRKIREGDLVSVDLGVVYRGYYGDAARTYGVGKLSQKARRLMEVTEEALYKGIEKAVAGNRLFDISKAIQSWVERHGFSVVREFVGHGIGQSLHEDPQVPNYVPRSPYNPLLESGLVLALEPMVNAGDYRVKVLPDGWTAVTADGSLSAHFEHTIAITEDGPEILTLCR, from the coding sequence ATGATATTGAAGGGACCCGAGGAAATGCAGTTTCTGAGGCAGGCCAACAAGATCGTGGCCTGCATTCTGGAGGAATTGACCCATCTGGTGACCCCGGGAACCCTTACCAAGGACTTGGACAGATTTGTGGAGCAAAGGATCCGGGACCTGGGAGGTGAGCCCGCATTTTTGGGTTACAGGGGTTATCCTGCCTCCAGTTGCATATCCATCAACGAGCAGGTGGTCCACGGCATACCAGGAAATCGCAAGATCCGGGAAGGGGATCTGGTGAGTGTGGATCTGGGGGTTGTGTACAGGGGCTACTACGGTGATGCGGCCCGCACTTACGGTGTGGGAAAACTCAGCCAAAAGGCGCGCAGGCTCATGGAGGTCACAGAGGAGGCCCTCTATAAGGGAATAGAGAAAGCAGTGGCAGGCAACAGGCTCTTTGATATCTCCAAGGCCATCCAAAGTTGGGTGGAACGCCACGGCTTCTCTGTAGTAAGGGAGTTCGTGGGACACGGCATAGGCCAAAGCCTTCACGAGGATCCCCAAGTGCCCAACTACGTGCCTCGAAGTCCTTACAATCCCCTGTTGGAATCGGGATTGGTCTTGGCGCTGGAGCCCATGGTGAATGCAGGAGATTATCGCGTCAAGGTGCTGCCAGATGGCTGGACGGCAGTGACAGCCGACGGTTCCCTCTCTGCCCACTTCGAGCACACAATAGCCATCACCGAAGACGGCCCTGAAATCTTGACCCTATGCCGCTAG